The genome window TCGCGGCCGGTGCGATGAGCAGCGCCCAGGCCGACGCCCACGGCAGCCCCCACCGCGCGGACCTCGCCCGGCCCGCCACCGCGAGCACCGGGGGCACCAGGAGCACGCCGAGCAGCACCGCCCCGGGCAGCCTGACCAGGTCCTGGTAGGCCCGCATCACCCCGGCGTACGGCTCCACGATCCGCACGGTGATCGGACCCCGCTCGTACCGCTCCGCGAAGCGCTTGCCGACCACGGCCGGGTACCGGCCCGGCGGGGGCGGGGTGGTCTCCGGGAACTCGTAGTAGCCGTAGATCTCCGCGTCGGGGTAGACCGGCCGGCCCCAGGTGAACGTACGGCTCAGCTCGGTCAGGGTCGACCGGAGGTAGTCCCCCGGCTGGCTCCGGATCGCCAGCACCGCGAACCGCCCGGCGAGCGCGTCGGTCTCCCGGAGGAAGGTGATCCCGGGCAGCTTGACCAGCGGCGACTCCGGGTTCCAGATGTACTCCTGCGAGGGCGGCCGCTCCTCGGGCGGCCGGCGGTCGCACAGCACGGCGAGGTCCGCCGGCGGCTTCATGATCGAGCAGTCCGCGAACGACATGGTCCGCGCGTAGAGGAAGACCCCGTTCGACCCGACGATGCCGATCCGGTGGTGGGTCGCGTAGAACCAGCCGCCGTAGGCCACGATCGGCACCAGCGCGGCGAGCGCGAACGCCCCGAGGAGCCGGGTGCGCCGGACCGCGCGGGAGCCGTACCGGAACACGAAGAAGGCGAGGACCGCGACGAGCGCGAGCCCGACCGTCCTCGTCAGCGCCGCCGCGGCGATCAGCAGGCCGATCGCCACCGCGCCGCCCTGGCCCGGCGGCCGCCACACCGCCAGGCAGACCGCGCTCGCGACGAGGAACATGAACAGGGTGTCGGAGACGAGCAGGTGCTCCAGCTCGATCTGGTAGGCGTCGAGCAGCACCGGGGCCGCGGCGAGCGCCCCCAGCCAGGCCCGGCCGCCCAGGCGGAGCACGGTGACGTAGACCAGCGCCCCGGTGGCCAGCCCGAGCAGATGCTGCGCGATCGCCACCGCGCCGAAGTCGTGCAGCGGCTCCAGCAGCCGGAGGAACATCGAGTACCCGGCCGGCCGGACGAGGTCCGGCCGCGGCCGCATCGCGGTCACCACATAGGTGTAGGAGTCGGGGAACCACAGGATCGGCCGGTACCCGGCCACGGTCACCGCCCGCAGCACCGCCCCGAGCCCGGCCACGGCGAGGAACCACCGGTGCCGGTGGGCCCACCGCCGCACCCGTTCCGGTAACGGCGCCGGGCGGGCCGCCCGTGCGCGCGCGGCGGTGCCGGTCCGCGCCCGCTGCCCCGTCCGCTCCTCGGCGACGTACACGTGCCCCCCTGCGTCCCGTGCTCGCTCCCCGGAGTACGCTACCGGTTCCCCGTACGGCCGGCCCCACCCTTCGGCGATCTTCCGGCCGGGGCGGCTACCCTCAGATCATCCCAACGAACCGAACCGAACGCAGATCCACCGGACGGCCGCCGGCGGGCCGGGTGCTCGCCGCGGTGTCGGCCGTGCCCGTGCTCGCCCTGAGCGGGTGGCTCCTCGCCGGGCTGCCGCTGCTGCTGCTCGGCCGGTTCCGCCCGCTGCCCATGGCGGTGCTCGGCGGCGGGCTCGCCGTGCTGCTCTGCCGGTACGCCCTGCGCCGCCTGCCGCCGATCCCCGGCGCCACGCCGCGGCGGACCGCGGCCGTGCTCGGCATCGCCGCCGCCTCCGGCGTCTTCAACGGGGTCCTCCACAGCGAGCAGCTCGTGGTGCGGCGCGACCCGGCCACCTACGCGCAGTACGCCATCTGGCTGGCCCGGCACGGGTCGCTGCCCATCCCGGCGGGGGACTTCGGCGGCCCGGACCCCGCCCTGCACTTCGGCAGCATGGGCTTCTACGCCACCGCCGAGGGGGTCGTCCCGCAGTTCATGCCCGGCCCGCCGATGATCTACGCGATCGGCCACTGGATCGCGGGTATCCCCGGGCTGCTGCTCGTCCCCCCGGTGCTCGGCGCGCTCGCCGTGCTCACCTTCGCCGGCACCGTCGCCCGCCTCGCCGGGCCCCGGTGGGCGGCGCCGGCCGCGCTGACCCTCGCGGTCAGCCTCCCGCTGCTGTACACCTCCCGGACCACGTTCAGCGAGATCCCGTCGCTCATCCTGCTCTTCGGCGCGATGAGCCTGTGCGCGGACGCCCTCGCCGCGGCGGGGGTGCGCCCGCCCGGCGCCGCCGATCGGCGCGCGGACGCCGGCCCGGCCCACCCGGCGCCCGGGGTGGGCGCCCGCGCGCTCGCCGCGCTCTCCGGACTCGCCTTCGGGCTCGCCCTGCTGGTCCGGATCGACGGCCTGCGGGACGTGCTCCCGGTGCTCCCCTTCGCCGGGCTGCTCATCGCGCTGGGCCGGATCGCCCGGACCGGCGGCGCGGCCCACCCGCTCCTCCCCGCGGTGGCCCGGCTCGGGCCGCCCCTGCTCGCCGGGCTCGCCGCCGGGACCGGCTGGGGGTTCGCCGCCGGCCACCTGCTCTCCCGGCCGTACCTGGGCTACCTGTCCGACTCGCTCACCCCGCTGCTCGCCATCGCGGCCGGCGTGCTCGCGGTCACCGCCGTGGGCACGGCTCTCGCGCCGTGGCTGGTGGCCCGCTGCGGCGGCTCCCGGACCGTGCGCCGGATCGCCGGCCGGCTGCCCGGGCCGGCCGCCGCGCTCACCGTGGCGGTCGCCGCCGGGCTGGCGGTACGGCCGTGGCTGCACACCGTGCGCCGCACCCCGGAGAACGAGGCGGACCGGCTCACCGCGGCCTTCATCGAGGCGGCCCAGCGGGTCAACGGGCTGGATCCCGACCCCACCCGGCTCTACTACGAGCGTTCGCTCCACTGGGTGTTCTGGTACCTCGGCGTGCCCGCCGTCGCGCTCGCCGTGTTCGCCGCGGCCGTGCTCGCCGGGCGTCTCCTGCGCGGGCGGGAGTTCCGCTGGCTGCTCCCGTGGCTGATCATCTGCTGGACCACGGTCACCACGCTCTGGCGGCCGGCGATCACCCCCGACCACCCGTGGGCGTCGCGCCGGCTCGTCCCGATCGTCATCCCCGGGCTGATCCTGCTCGCCGTCTGGGGGCTGCGCCGGCTCCGGGAGGCCGCCCGGCGGTCCGGCCGGCCGGCCCGCGCGGTCACCGGGCTCGGCATCGTGCTGCTGATCGCGCCGGCCGCGATCACCTCGATCGGGACGGCCTTCACCCCGGTCGGGCGGGGTGAGGCGGCCGCGACCGCCGGGCTCTGCGCGGCGCTGCCGCGCGACGCGGCGGTGCTGATCATCGAACGGGTGACCGGCGACCGGTTCACCCAGCTCGTGCGCGGGCAGTGCGGGGTGCCCGTCGCCCGGGTCGCCACCCCGGCGGGCACGGACGTCGCCTCCCCGGCCCACGTGACCCGGCTGGTGGGCAAGGTGCGCCGCCTCGGCCGGGTCCCGGTGCTGCTCGCCGCCGAGCCCGGCCAGCTCGCCCGGTACGGCCCGCCGGTCCGGGCGCTGCGGCTGCACACCCGCCAGGACGAGCGGTCCCTCACCGGCCCGCCGGACGGCACCTGGTCGCTCGTCTTCGAGGTGTGGCTCACCGTGCCCCGATGACGCCGGGTCCCACGCTGCCGGAGGGCTGCGGCACGAGCGGGCGGCGGTGCGGGCCGCGCGGCGCCCCGGCGGGGCCGCCCAGGTCCGCCGGAGAATCCGTGGGACGCGGCCGGGCAGAGTACGCTAGCCGGACGTGACCACGCCTGACTCATCCGTACGCGGGGAGATGCCGGAAGAGAAGCCTTACGTGACGATCGTCCTGCCCTGCTACAACGAGCAGGACCACGTCGTCAAAGAGGTCGAGCGCATCTGCGCCGCCATGGACGCGAGCGGCTACACCTACGAGCTGATCGCGGTGGACGACGCGTCCACCGACGAGACGCTCACCCGGCTGCGCGAGGCGGCCCCGCGCTTCCCGCACATGCGGATCAGGGCGTTCCACCGCAACGGCGGCTCGGGGACGGCGCGGCGGATCGGCACCCAGGAGGCGCGCGGCGAGATCGTCGTGTGGACCGACGCCGACATGTCGTACCCGAACGAGCGCATCCCCGAGCTGGTCGAGATCCTCGAGAAGGACCCGTCGATCGACCAGGTGGTGGGGGCGCGCACCTCGGAGCAGGGCTCGCACAAGCTGCTGCGCGTCCCGGCGAAGTGGTTCATCCGCAAGCTCGCCGAGATCCTCGCCGGGGAGAAGATCCCCGACCTCAACTCCGGGCTGCGGGCGTTCCGGGCCTCGGTGGCGCGGCCGTACCTGCGGCTGCTCCCGCCCGGGTTCTCCTGCGTGACCACGATCACGCTGGCCTTCCTGTCGAACCAGCACGGCGTGTACTACCTGCCGATCGAGTACTCCAAGCGGGCGGGGAAGTCGAAGTTCAACTTCGTCTCGGACGCCTACCGGTACATCCTCCAGGTCCTGCGGATGATCATGTACTTCAATCCGCTCAAGGTGCTCATGCCGCCCGCGCTCGCGCTGGTCGGCCTCGGCCTGGTCAAGGGCGTCTTCGACGTGGTCCGCTACGGGTTCTACCTCACGAGCAACACCGTCGTGATCTTCCTGTCCGGGCTGCTCATCGGCTCGCTCGCCCTGCTCGCCGACCTGATCGTCCGCTCCCGGGGGGATTGAGCGTGCGAGGCCGCGGATGAGGATCGCGATCGTCGGGCCGACCTTCCCGTACAAGGGCGGTGGCGCCCAGCACACCACCGAGCTCGCGCACCGGCTCAGCGCCCGGGGCCACGACGTGGTGATCGAGTCGTGGCGGGCGCAGTACCCGTCGTTCCTCTACCCCGGGCAGCAGACCATCGACACCCCGGAGGGCGAGCCGTACCCGGACACGCGGCGCGAGCTCGACTGGCGGCGCCCGGACGGGTGGATCCGGTGCGGGCGGCGGCTGCGCGGCGCCGACCTGGTCGTCCTCGCCGTGCTCACCCCGGTGCAGGTGCCCCCGTACCTGGGCATCCTGTACGGCCTGCGCCGCCGGGACGCGGCGATCGCGATCTGCCACAACGTGCTGCCCCATGAACGCCGGCCGTACGACCGGCCGCTGATGCGGGCGCTGCTCGGCCGGGTCGGCGCGGTGCTCGCCCACTCCGAGCAGCAGGCCGCCCTCGCCCGCGAGCTCACCACCACCCCGGTGCGGGTGGCCGCGCTCGCCCCGCACCTGCCCGTGAAGGGGGCGGCCGCCCCGCGGTCGCGCGAGCCGTACCGCAGGCTGCTGTTCTTCGGCATCGTCCGGCCGTACAAGGGGCTGGACCTGCTGCTCCGCGCGCTCGCCCGGGTGCCGGACGTGTCGCTCACCGTGGCCGGCGAGTTCTGGGGCGGGCTGGAGGAGACCGAGGAGCTGATCGCGGAGCTCGGCATCGCCGACCGGGTGGAGCTGCGGCCCGGGTACGTGCCGGCCGAGCAGGTGCCGTCCCTGTTCGCCGAGGTGGACGCGCTCGTCCTGCCGTACCGGTCGGCCACCGCGAGCCAGAACGTGTGGCTCGGCCACGAGCACGGCGTGCCCGTGATCGCGACCAGGGCCGGGGCGCTCGCCACGGCGGTGCGCGACGGGGTGGACGGGCTGCTCGCCGAACCGGGGTCGGTGGAGTCGCTCGCCGAGGCGCTCAAGCGGTTCTACGAGCCCGGCATGCCCGAGCGGCTGCGCGCCGGGGTGCGGCCGGTCGACCCCGAGCCCTACTGGGCGGCCTACCTCGACACGCTCCTCGCCGGGCGGTAGCCGTACGGGACGGGGGAGCTCCGCCCGGGAAACCACGGGGGGGTTCGCGGGATGCCAGGCGCCTCA of Thermobispora bispora DSM 43833 contains these proteins:
- a CDS encoding glycosyltransferase family 2 protein translates to MPEEKPYVTIVLPCYNEQDHVVKEVERICAAMDASGYTYELIAVDDASTDETLTRLREAAPRFPHMRIRAFHRNGGSGTARRIGTQEARGEIVVWTDADMSYPNERIPELVEILEKDPSIDQVVGARTSEQGSHKLLRVPAKWFIRKLAEILAGEKIPDLNSGLRAFRASVARPYLRLLPPGFSCVTTITLAFLSNQHGVYYLPIEYSKRAGKSKFNFVSDAYRYILQVLRMIMYFNPLKVLMPPALALVGLGLVKGVFDVVRYGFYLTSNTVVIFLSGLLIGSLALLADLIVRSRGD
- a CDS encoding glycosyltransferase family 4 protein, with the protein product MRIAIVGPTFPYKGGGAQHTTELAHRLSARGHDVVIESWRAQYPSFLYPGQQTIDTPEGEPYPDTRRELDWRRPDGWIRCGRRLRGADLVVLAVLTPVQVPPYLGILYGLRRRDAAIAICHNVLPHERRPYDRPLMRALLGRVGAVLAHSEQQAALARELTTTPVRVAALAPHLPVKGAAAPRSREPYRRLLFFGIVRPYKGLDLLLRALARVPDVSLTVAGEFWGGLEETEELIAELGIADRVELRPGYVPAEQVPSLFAEVDALVLPYRSATASQNVWLGHEHGVPVIATRAGALATAVRDGVDGLLAEPGSVESLAEALKRFYEPGMPERLRAGVRPVDPEPYWAAYLDTLLAGR
- a CDS encoding phospholipid carrier-dependent glycosyltransferase, translating into MYVAEERTGQRARTGTAARARAARPAPLPERVRRWAHRHRWFLAVAGLGAVLRAVTVAGYRPILWFPDSYTYVVTAMRPRPDLVRPAGYSMFLRLLEPLHDFGAVAIAQHLLGLATGALVYVTVLRLGGRAWLGALAAAPVLLDAYQIELEHLLVSDTLFMFLVASAVCLAVWRPPGQGGAVAIGLLIAAAALTRTVGLALVAVLAFFVFRYGSRAVRRTRLLGAFALAALVPIVAYGGWFYATHHRIGIVGSNGVFLYARTMSFADCSIMKPPADLAVLCDRRPPEERPPSQEYIWNPESPLVKLPGITFLRETDALAGRFAVLAIRSQPGDYLRSTLTELSRTFTWGRPVYPDAEIYGYYEFPETTPPPPGRYPAVVGKRFAERYERGPITVRIVEPYAGVMRAYQDLVRLPGAVLLGVLLVPPVLAVAGRARSARWGLPWASAWALLIAPAATAEFDYRYVLPAVPLACLAAALAAIHRPKA